ttctggcaaggctgttttttttttttttttttttttacattttcttctcTTTAGCCCAGGCAGCACCAACCAGAAggcttgaggttccatggtgtaacggttagcactctggactctgaatccagcgatccgaggtCAAATCTCGATGGGACCTTgatttttttaccagcaccgcacaaaaaaagctggaatagcattcttagcTCTTGAAGGCcggaaaatgacagttactctgagctttttagaaaacatggcagaaagtggccggtaagctcagctggttagagcgtggtcctaataacgccaaggtcgcgggttcgatcccTGTACTGCCCAagcttttaccctttaaggcctcagaggcatttcaggattctgtttagtctcacagacatgaatgcTGCAGGATACTTGTGAAAGGGCAGACGAAATAGCTCTGTTGGGCGAGCATTAGACTTAAGATTTAAAGGTCCCTGGTCCGATCCTGGGTTTCAgcaaaacagtgctgttgttctattttgtgcacaagggtcaggtgactgaaagtcacccaaaaagcctatctgcttcacccttaagtccacctgcttccacttgaccaaaacgctatcttcctcccagatagtcacattgcttctggcgatgattccaatggcctgatcgacagcactctataatgctatgtatttagcgctttgatgtcccactgcggacacgctgctgaataaaagaaaactgtgactttaTAGGGCTTCTGAATGCTTGCAATGATATGTACGACAcggaaaccggcaaagctgacgtaagtagtttcgctttaaaccctcaaggtgccaccagctttgcaaaaaaagccaatgtaaaaaggcattaaaaacagaggtggagaatgcaggcattgttcccgctacctctagcatgcaaagcgagcgcttaaccatttAATCTAATTCCCCTCAGAGCAATCAAAaattggcgattttcgacgtggtcataatagaaaaaaaatatcaaatttgcTCTTtgcctgcctttttttttttacattttttaatgtatttttaaaatatgatgcacaaacttattgatgattcctacttatctttctcgtgataaatagttggcaaaatctgatatgtagcgggggaaaaaagaagaagttcatcagatgctggattcgaaccgagttcatgctcgaacatgtcaatacatgatcacatgcgtctaaAGAGCTGCGCCACTGTGACTGACAAGAGTACTGcaaaattttacacctataaatcacactatttctgttttaattcactcagcgcgatgttcagacccaactgtgttaaccgcatcagctaaactctcccactctatttttttcttttgttgttaattccggagaacaaacttgcaaataacaccgcttttctccggtctacctccgaaagcagcacctccagttcacattttgttcaaagtttctctttttgcttgcttttgccattgctttttcgttgggttttgccattagcatagtcattagaatattcatacgggggaggaggcagggaggggttttgtgctcagccatgttgcgctcagtttcacgtttattcggatgtacaaaagaatttgcgtgagattcggcgtacgcagtgtttcatacatctgaatttttttctgcgtacgcatatttacagctttgtgcgtacgcaatgttatagtatgatttccacgcaagtcttcatacatgaggcccctggtaagTCAGTTTTTTAGTTATAAAAGGATCTGAAATGAGtaataaatgcagttttgttGCTTCCACTCAAAAGTGTAACTGCAATCTCAGAGTCAgaaaacatgattttaaaaacCTCTGTAATGTTCTTATTCTATGTGAAAGAGTGGTGCACAGGGATTGTTTTAAAGACCCACATCACATCTGCCTGCAGAGCTGGTGTTGAACCACAGTAAGATAGGATGTTCCTTTGCTGTGGtggcagtgttgggcaagctacttgaaaaatgtaatgagctaagctattagctactctacttaaaagcTTACCTCTTAGAAATGTATCAAGCTAAGCTATAAACTCCTTGGCAAAAGTAGCCTTGCTACATCCaagctatttttacaatattcatatttaaatcgaagcaagttaaatccaagtcaatcatatcttagtgatcaataaaactgtcaatgaaaaataatttagttcagttatttactgtaaataatatgttgTACCAAACTGAAACAAATTgtagtatataacagcaaaaactaaaaatccaaaaaaaaaaacaggtgttacacaattaaaatactatagtcatttatagtaaaggcAATTACTTTgcaataagcattatattgtatatatatttacaactctaaTCTCTCTCTGTCATCTTTCAATCAAGCAAGTTTCTCGTGTCAGCCCAATGATTGTTTGGTGACATCACCAaccagagcgagaggtggcaATAACGCATCAAAAACTTTGTTAtcgaccaccgtaaaacaggaagaagaaactgTCATTGTTCTAATGTAGAAATTTCTTCATTACTGATTGTTAAAGCTGTTTCAGTAATCAAAGAGGTTTCCGCTGCACAGAACTGCACAACAGGTGGTTGGCACTGACAAGCAGCACTACACGCGGTGGGTTTGGCAACCCCCGATATGGGAGTCCAGGGCCGTAACACCCATTGACGCTATCGTTTGCTTAAAAGATTTCCGGCATCAACAGCAGTAGGCGTCGCGGTCATTTCCTGGCACAGGCTTAACCCAAACTCAATTCGAATTCCTTGGCCACAGTGACACTTTCCCATTTTAGCCGACAAACTGGGCTAGTGACTATCTTGTTCTGTACGTCACCTCAAGTAACCATATGATGGGTGCGCATGCTTTTACGCTTTCTGCTATGACGTGGAGCGTGAGGTGCACTCAACGTTACGCTGCATGAATTTTTAATTAGCCTACATTAGTAAGAGTTCATTTTGTTACGGTATGAACTTAATCCtaggaaaggcaaaaataaattaataaatttgtaaccTTTGTAATACAATTCAAGACTTTATTTACAAAATTCAAGGCTATTAAGGCCTTCATTTGAGATTATGAAATTTAAGAGTTTTTCAAagcttttaagaccccgcaggtACTAtggacatggaccttcagcatgcagtgggacggtttgctgctaagtgtgacatggcagggaaagaaaCAGCACCTCTAAGCAGAAACCATAATGCTTGACTAAAAAACATTGGCCATCTCCAGTTTGGCAAAGAGTCCTTACCCCATATGGAGTTTAATTATCTGCATTTTTTGCCATGAGGAATGGAATATGAGATTAAAAGATGGATCAGTGCAaaggcagcagtaatgcagtgtctGTGTTGGTGAAGGAGCTGAGACGAAAGGTAATCTAAGTACCTACTCTCAGctatggtcatgactgaaaggacaagatctcggatacaaccgGACACATTAAACAAAATGTTATTACCTGCTTGTTTGAGTCGCAGCATAAAAGAGAGAtgagccaacaaaataacctgaatgcaaatgatttattataaaatgtaactcatagaacaatcaatcaaagcaaccaacaaatgtctagggataccaatgaagataaagaacttaggatataatcacaacaacactttaactacatgatataagtaatgcaaaacaaaaccataaggttaaagagtcaatgagatggcaggtcttgacatgaggactcctgagtagccacaGGTCCTGAggtagctagcacaacaacttttatatagccattgatgagtaatgcaggcatccaatcacGATTTACCACATACTCCAATCTGGATTTCTCATTCAGGAagtcagacagagaacatcatccaaaacaacattagctaCTAGTACACTGGAGAGTGGATAACAGAGGAGATTTCAAGCCACAGaggtgctgtttgccagatgtttatgaaactgttcttctctcagccGCCATCATTGTGTTTACATAAATGCAAGGAGCGCAACAGATTTACAACCCCATCTACTGCAGTGTCggagtgttggaaaacagtataccTATTATACTGTTATTTATAGCCtattcaaacattattcagacatgaaacatcctgtgCACATAAGATGTTTTtctgcattcatgtcatgtgtgcaactttttgtccacgtgtttcttaagctgcgccgaatgagtgaaactctgtagacactgatcagatctgtacggtttctctccagtgtgaatcctcttttgGGTTTTGAGatgttaactgattaaacctcttgtcacagtttgaacacttgtacggtctctccagtgtgaatcatctggTGCAGTTTTTGgagctgaaataaaagtcttctcacactcaaagcacatatactctttcacaccagtgtggatcttcatgtgttcattaaggtttggtgattggttaaaactcttcccacactgagtagaTGTGAATGGTTTccctccagtgtgggtcttcatgtgtttaataaagGTCTGAGGATctgctgaaactcatcccacatcgaagctgcggtcacactagaatttgagcatgcgaaattctgttgtacagcgctgtgaaaaggagccggattaaacaagatgatcagacatttaaaaagcgagcgattggtctatATTTTACTAACTGTCCAGAGAGAtcttgttttgatcttcgataggtctcacacagtcaagttatGCAATTTTACAGttcagaattcaccaagcttgaattcTGCAAGGcaatgaactgcgaaacttgaggcatgaacttgcatttccggtctgacgcattcacgtgcgtatgaatggaagtctatggagagaaaagtccagtgtgaccacagcttaagtgcaagtgaatgatgtctctccagtgtggttcctcatgtgataattaagggatgttgataggctgaaattcttcccacactgagggcatgtgaatggtttctctccagtgtggatcctcatgtgtcgactAAGGGAGAATGAGCAGTAAAAACtcttcctacactgagtgcatgcgaatggtttctctccagtgtggatcctcatgtgttgattaaggtgtgatgattgacTGAAACttctcccacactgagtgcatgtgaatggtttctctccagtgtgtatcctcatgtgtagattaaggtatgatgaccggataaaactcttcccacactgagtgcatgtgaatggtctctcttcagtgtggatcttcatgtggtaattaagggatgttgataggctgaaactcttcccacactgagtgcatgcgaatggtttctctccagtgtgtatcctcatgtgtagattaaggtatgatgaccggataaaactcttcccacactgagtgcatgtgaatggcctctcttcagtgtggatcctcatgtgtttgtcaaggtgtgatgattggctgaaactcttcccacattgagtgcaagtaaatggtttctctccagtgtggatcatcatgtgtcgattaagggaggatgagcagttaaaactcttcccacactgagtgcatgtgaatggtttctctccagtgtggatcctcatgtgtcgattaagggaggatgagcagttaaaactcttcccacactgagtgcatgtgaaacgattcttgtttctccttttcaaaaaaatatttttttcctcaattttgacatgatgttcctcctctttactcccctcattctcttcaatgcgttctgaaagaaataaataaaacattagttttcattaagtcttaaaaacgctcatcaaaagctgaaaagtgaaaagacatcACACACCTTTTCACGTACGTTTTTACAGATGTCCACATTGCAGGGCA
The Danio rerio strain Tuebingen ecotype United States chromosome 4, GRCz12tu, whole genome shotgun sequence genome window above contains:
- the LOC110439620 gene encoding uncharacterized protein isoform X1, whose translation is MAFIKEESEDVKIEETFTVKQEDLQEQTERIEENEGSKEEEHHVKIEEKNIFLKRRNKNRFTCTQCGKSFNCSSSLNRHMRIHTGEKPFTCTQCGKSFNCSSSLNRHMMIHTGEKPFTCTQCGKSFSQSSHLDKHMRIHTEERPFTCTQCGKSFIRSSYLNLHMRIHTGEKPFACTQCGKSFSLSTSLNYHMKIHTEERPFTCTQCGKSFIRSSYLNLHMRIHTGEKPFTCTQCGRSFSQSSHLNQHMRIHTGEKPFACTQCRKSFYCSFSLSRHMRIHTGEKPFTCPQCGKNFSLSTSLNYHMRNHTGETSFTCT
- the LOC110439620 gene encoding uncharacterized protein isoform X2; translated protein: MAFIKEESEDVKIEETFTVKQEDLQEQTERIEENEGSKEEEHHVKIEEKNIFLKRRNKNRFTCTQCGKSFNCSSSLNRHMRIHTGEKPFTCTQCGKSFNCSSSLNRHMMIHTGEKPFTCTQCGKSFSQSSHLDKHMRIHTEERPFTCTQCGKSFIRSSYLNLHMRIHTGEKPFACTQCGKSFSLSTSLNYHMKIHTEERPFTCTQCGKSFIRSSYLNLHMRIHTGEKPFTCTQCGRSFSQSSHLNQHMRIHTGEKPFACTQFFDALLPPLALVGDVTKQSLG
- the LOC110439620 gene encoding uncharacterized protein isoform X3 yields the protein MRIHTGEKPFTCTQCGKSFNCSSSLNRHMMIHTGEKPFTCTQCGKSFSQSSHLDKHMRIHTEERPFTCTQCGKSFIRSSYLNLHMRIHTGEKPFACTQCGKSFSLSTSLNYHMKIHTEERPFTCTQCGKSFIRSSYLNLHMRIHTGEKPFTCTQCGRSFSQSSHLNQHMRIHTGEKPFACTQCRKSFYCSFSLSRHMRIHTGEKPFTCPQCGKNFSLSTSLNYHMRNHTGETSFTCT